A genome region from Salvia splendens isolate huo1 chromosome 19, SspV2, whole genome shotgun sequence includes the following:
- the LOC121778284 gene encoding protein disulfide isomerase-like 5-2: protein MASSPLTIYSSLQLLSLFSIALLSSEIGGASANQFKLDGKVLELTDSNFDAAISNFDYVFVDFYAPWCGHCKRLAPELDKAARVLAGLKPPVVVAKVDADKYRKLGSKHDVDGYPTLKVFIHGVPTEYFGPRKADLLVQHLTKFVAPDVTSLNSDSAIRDFIKEAGTNFPIFIGFGLNESSISEIAIKYKKKAWFSVAKDFSEDIMSFYDFDKEPALVAIHPAYNEKSISYGPFEEGFVEEYVKQSMIPLILPINQDSLKSLRDDDRKVVLTILENEVDDKSKEVIKVLKAAASANRDLVFGYVGLKQWGDFVESFEVYKKTPLPKMVVWDGDEEYYTVVGSESLDDTNLGNQVSKFLEGYREGSVIQKSINGPSLAGFIKSQIGVRLFLMILFVILVVVLILMMAKEEPLTVGTRDHATGERSSASQPETRESRRDAVKED from the exons ATGGCGTCTTCTCCTCTAACGATCTACTCTTCTCTCCAACTACTCTCTCTTTTCTCCATAGCTCTACTCTCTTCGGAGATCGGCGGCGCATCGGCAAATCAGTTCAAGTTGGACGGCAAAGTATTGGAGCTCACCGACTCCAATTTCGATGCGGCAATTTCGAATTTCGATTACGTTTTCGTCGATTTCTACGCTCCTTGGTGCGGCCACTGCAAGCGTCTCGCGCCTGAG TTAGATAAAGCAGCCCGTGTTCTAGCTGGATTGAAGCCTCCCGTGGTTGTAGCAAAGGTAGATGCTGACAAGTACAGAAAGCTTGGATCTAAGCATGACGTTGA CGGATACCCGACTCTAAAGGTTTTCATACATGGAGTTCCTACCGAATATTTTGGACCACGGAAAGCAGATTTGCTTGTTCAACATTTGACAAAATTTGTTGCTCCTGATGTTACTTCTCTTAATTCCGACTCTGCCATTAGAGACTTTATTAAGGAAGCGGGCAcaaattttcctatttttataGGCTTTGGATTGAATGAGTCTTCTATATCAGAAATCGCTATCAAGTATAAGAAGAAAGCATGGTTTTCTGTGGCCAAAGACTTCTCAGAGGATATCATGTCCTTTTACGATTTTGATAAGGAGCCTGCTTTGGTTGCGATTCATCCAGCCTACAATGAGAAGAGCATTTCCTATGGACCATTTGAAG AAGGTTTTGTTGAAGAATACGTAAAACAAAGTATGATCCCTTTGATATTGCCGATAAACCAAGATTCATTGAAGTCGCTCAGAGATGATGATAGGAAAGTTGTTTTAACAATCTTGGAGAATGAAGTAGACGACAAGTCCAAGGAAGTAATAAAAGTTTTAAAGGCTGCTGCTTCTGCTAATCGTGATCTTGTCTTTGGTTACGTTGGGCTGAAGCAGTGGGGGGATTTTGTTGAATCGTTTGAAGTTTACAAGAAAACCCCACTTCCTAAGATGGTCGTCTGGGATGGCGACGAGGAGTACTATACT GTTGTTGGTTCAGAAAGCTTGGATGACACCAATTTGGGCAACCAAGTCTCGAAATTTCTTGAAGGCTATAGAGAAGGAAGCGTCATACAAAAGAGCATCAACGGTCCATCCTTGGCGGGATTCATAAAATCACAGATTGGAGTCAGACTGTTcctcatgatattatttgtgaTTTTGGTAGTCGTGTTGATCTTGATGATGGCCAAAGAAGAACCTCTTACCGTTGGCACTCGAGACCACGCCACTGGCGAAAGAAGCTCTGCCTCTCAGCCAGAAACCAGAGAATCGCGTCGGGATGCTGTCAAGGAAGATTGA